One segment of Halalkalicoccus tibetensis DNA contains the following:
- a CDS encoding DUF371 domain-containing protein has translation MEEVVHARGHENVSAEHASTFEVTTDDWLTPAGDCILAVEADRAPADFAPAFVEACRDAGARITTTFEADGHTEEVVGRGHPDLAFESERSMVGRTSEYVDERTFVVGAGKAAAGFDRDLIEALSAGAELTVTVRVEPAE, from the coding sequence ATGGAGGAAGTCGTCCACGCGAGAGGCCACGAGAACGTCAGCGCCGAGCACGCGAGCACCTTCGAGGTGACGACCGACGACTGGCTCACGCCCGCCGGCGACTGCATCCTCGCCGTCGAGGCCGACCGCGCGCCAGCCGACTTCGCCCCCGCGTTCGTCGAGGCCTGCCGGGACGCCGGGGCGAGGATCACGACCACCTTCGAGGCCGACGGGCACACGGAGGAGGTCGTCGGGCGGGGCCATCCCGACCTCGCCTTCGAGAGCGAGCGCAGCATGGTCGGGCGCACGAGCGAGTACGTCGACGAGCGGACGTTCGTGGTCGGTGCGGGGAAGGCGGCGGCGGGGTTCGACCGCGACCTGATCGAGGCGCTTTCGGCGGGTGCGGAGCTGACGGTCACGGTGCGTGTCGAGCCCGCCGAATAG
- a CDS encoding endonuclease III, whose translation MSDESEPAENISGGPEGGGIASEFEPSEAATRAEAVVDVLGELYWQKTYGGQDAFECLVRTILSQNTSDKASQPAHESLMERYSSGDLVEALAEARQDELAETISSAGLYNRKSEVMIAAAEEIREEFGSEEEFDAFVREGEPEAVRSRLLEIDGVGPKTADCVLLFSGGRGGVFPVDTHVHRIYRRLGIAPPKADHEGVREILEEAVPAEKCGFGHTASIQFGREYCSARKPACLDGPEACPMYDLCERIGVDEVEESVVDPAEVES comes from the coding sequence ATGAGCGATGAGTCGGAACCGGCCGAGAACATCAGCGGCGGCCCCGAGGGTGGCGGGATCGCGTCGGAGTTCGAGCCGAGCGAGGCGGCGACACGCGCGGAGGCCGTCGTCGACGTGCTGGGGGAGCTCTACTGGCAGAAGACGTACGGCGGACAGGACGCCTTCGAGTGTCTCGTGCGCACGATCCTGAGCCAGAACACGTCGGATAAGGCGAGCCAGCCGGCCCACGAGTCGCTGATGGAGCGGTACTCCAGTGGGGACTTAGTCGAGGCGCTCGCCGAGGCCCGTCAGGACGAACTCGCCGAAACGATCAGTTCGGCGGGGCTCTACAACCGGAAGTCGGAGGTGATGATCGCCGCCGCCGAGGAGATCCGCGAGGAGTTCGGCTCCGAGGAGGAGTTCGACGCGTTCGTACGCGAGGGCGAGCCCGAGGCGGTACGCTCGCGTCTGTTGGAGATCGACGGCGTCGGGCCCAAAACGGCGGACTGCGTGTTGCTGTTTTCCGGTGGTCGGGGCGGCGTCTTCCCGGTCGACACCCACGTCCACCGGATCTACCGCCGGCTGGGGATCGCCCCGCCGAAGGCCGACCACGAGGGGGTCAGGGAGATCCTCGAGGAGGCGGTGCCCGCCGAGAAGTGCGGGTTCGGCCACACCGCGAGCATCCAGTTCGGTCGGGAGTACTGCTCGGCGCGAAAGCCCGCCTGCCTCGACGGTCCGGAGGCTTGCCCGATGTACGACCTCTGTGAGCGGATCGGGGTCGACGAGGTGGAGGAGTCCGTGGTCGACCCGGCCGAAGTCGAGTCGTAG
- a CDS encoding nuclease — MDRRTFLATAGATLGITSGVATATPSTRPPVRMYSPASQLDAGGAPLTDDSVVALWAEPTAYNVDVGRSEPVRYDGRIPLVSVDGRVAGIGSMLAADPAKQGGHATYADANGRALLSLWDALIDGDRVRWDGSHEQYWSLDAFERFRGLAEDEGYGVEPADAIDGATLADADGLVITTPPRAFDPVELDALAAFVDRGGALFLHDQANFRGLDETDNLNAIAERLELAFRFNADEVNDDEANAGAPFEVLTADYDPELFARVSPR, encoded by the coding sequence ATGGATCGACGCACGTTCCTCGCGACCGCCGGGGCGACCCTCGGCATCACGTCCGGGGTCGCCACCGCCACTCCTTCCACCCGTCCTCCAGTGCGGATGTACTCGCCGGCGAGCCAGCTCGACGCCGGCGGCGCTCCGCTAACCGACGACTCGGTCGTCGCCCTCTGGGCCGAGCCCACCGCCTACAACGTCGACGTCGGCCGGAGCGAGCCCGTACGGTACGACGGACGGATCCCGCTGGTCTCGGTCGACGGGCGGGTCGCCGGGATCGGGTCGATGCTCGCCGCCGACCCCGCAAAACAGGGCGGCCACGCGACCTACGCCGACGCGAACGGCCGGGCGCTGCTCTCACTGTGGGACGCGCTCATCGACGGCGATCGGGTGCGCTGGGACGGCTCCCACGAGCAGTACTGGTCGCTCGACGCGTTCGAGCGCTTCCGGGGTCTCGCCGAGGACGAGGGCTACGGAGTCGAGCCCGCCGACGCGATCGACGGGGCGACCCTCGCCGACGCGGACGGCCTCGTGATCACGACCCCGCCGCGCGCGTTCGACCCCGTGGAGCTCGACGCGCTCGCGGCGTTCGTCGACCGGGGCGGCGCGCTGTTCCTCCACGACCAGGCGAACTTCCGCGGGCTCGACGAGACCGACAACCTGAACGCGATCGCCGAGCGCCTGGAGCTGGCCTTCCGGTTCAACGCCGACGAGGTCAACGACGACGAGGCCAACGCCGGCGCGCCCTTCGAGGTGCTCACGGCCGACTACGACCCCGAGCTGTTCGCCCGAGTCAGTCCGCGCTGA
- a CDS encoding 50S ribosomal protein L15e, whose protein sequence is MAKSFYSHIREAWKNPKEGALGELQWQRKQEWREQGAIERIERPTRLDRARELGYKAKQGIVLARVSVRKGTARKQRHKAGRRSKRQGVNRVTRDKNLQRVAEERATRKFRNLRVLNSYSVGQDGSQKWFEVILVDPEHPAIENDDDLNWICGGSHEGRALRGLTSAGQQNRGLGTKGKGTEHTRPSRDR, encoded by the coding sequence ATGGCAAAGAGCTTCTACTCACACATCCGCGAGGCATGGAAGAACCCCAAGGAGGGGGCGCTGGGCGAGCTCCAGTGGCAGCGAAAACAGGAGTGGCGCGAGCAGGGCGCCATCGAGCGCATCGAGCGCCCGACGCGCCTCGACCGCGCGCGCGAGCTGGGCTACAAGGCAAAGCAGGGCATCGTCCTCGCACGCGTCAGCGTGCGCAAGGGCACCGCCCGAAAGCAGCGCCACAAGGCCGGGCGCCGGTCGAAGCGCCAGGGCGTCAACCGCGTCACGCGCGATAAGAACCTCCAGCGCGTCGCCGAGGAACGTGCGACCCGCAAGTTCCGCAACCTTCGAGTCCTGAACTCCTACTCGGTGGGCCAGGACGGCTCCCAGAAGTGGTTCGAAGTGATCCTCGTCGACCCCGAGCACCCCGCGATCGAGAACGACGACGACCTGAACTGGATCTGTGGCGGCAGCCACGAGGGCCGCGCGCTGCGCGGCCTGACGAGCGCCGGCCAGCAGAACCGCGGGCTCGGCACGAAGGGGAAGGGCACGGAGCACACCCGCCCGAGCCGCGACCGCTAA
- a CDS encoding disulfide bond formation protein B: MHRFGSREWLALGTLLAAVATAGSLYFSEVLGLVPCELCWYQRIFMYPLVPILGIAALEGNPRIAPTAMALAIPGATVAAYHSAIQRVGEGACTVGGGCTTIQYELLGLSIPNMALTAFLLVIGAVLAAR; encoded by the coding sequence ATGCACCGGTTCGGCTCGCGGGAGTGGCTCGCCCTCGGAACCCTGCTCGCGGCGGTCGCCACCGCCGGCAGCCTCTACTTCAGCGAGGTCCTCGGGCTGGTTCCCTGCGAGCTGTGCTGGTACCAGCGGATCTTCATGTACCCCTTGGTACCCATACTGGGGATCGCGGCGCTCGAAGGAAACCCGAGGATCGCTCCGACCGCGATGGCGCTCGCGATCCCGGGCGCGACGGTCGCTGCCTACCACTCGGCCATCCAGCGGGTCGGCGAGGGGGCCTGCACCGTCGGCGGCGGCTGTACGACGATCCAGTACGAACTGCTCGGGCTCTCGATCCCGAACATGGCGCTCACGGCCTTCCTCCTCGTGATCGGGGCAGTGCTCGCCGCACGCTGA
- the ubaA gene encoding SAMP-activating enzyme E1 produces the protein MADLSLDPTQLDRYSRHIIMDEIGPEGQAKLLDSRVLVVGAGGLGSPIIQYLAAAGIGTLGIADDDSVERSNLQRQIVHGDADVGEPKVESAERYVERLNPDITVETHEIRVEPGNVEELIADYDVVVDGSDNFRTRYLVNDACTLSNTPFSHGAIYKFEGQAITFPAGEGEERGPCYRCLFPEAPPEDAVADCATTGVLGVLPGTLGCIQATEAMKLVLGFGEPLEGRLLIYDAADMSFEEVPVRKNPDCPVCGEDPIDSIEDVEYAAEGCRVSAD, from the coding sequence ATGGCCGACCTCTCGCTCGATCCCACGCAGCTCGACCGGTACTCCAGACACATCATCATGGACGAGATCGGCCCCGAGGGCCAGGCGAAGCTGCTCGATTCCCGCGTGCTCGTCGTCGGTGCCGGTGGACTCGGCTCGCCGATCATCCAGTATCTCGCGGCCGCCGGAATCGGAACCCTCGGAATCGCCGACGACGACAGCGTCGAGCGTTCGAACCTCCAGCGCCAGATCGTCCACGGCGACGCCGACGTCGGCGAGCCGAAAGTCGAGTCGGCGGAACGGTACGTCGAGCGGCTCAACCCCGACATCACCGTCGAGACCCACGAGATCCGGGTCGAGCCCGGAAACGTCGAGGAGCTGATCGCCGACTACGACGTGGTCGTCGACGGCTCGGACAACTTCAGGACCCGGTACCTCGTCAACGACGCCTGCACCCTCTCGAACACGCCCTTCTCCCACGGCGCGATCTACAAGTTCGAGGGCCAGGCGATCACGTTCCCCGCGGGAGAGGGCGAGGAGCGAGGCCCCTGCTACCGGTGTCTCTTCCCGGAGGCCCCGCCCGAGGACGCGGTCGCGGACTGTGCGACCACGGGCGTTCTGGGGGTCCTCCCGGGCACCCTTGGCTGCATCCAGGCGACGGAGGCGATGAAGCTGGTTCTGGGGTTCGGCGAACCCTTGGAGGGGCGGCTGCTGATCTACGACGCCGCCGACATGAGCTTCGAGGAGGTCCCGGTGAGGAAGAACCCCGACTGCCCGGTCTGTGGCGAGGACCCCATCGACTCGATCGAGGACGTCGAGTACGCCGCGGAGGGCTGTCGGGTCAGCGCGGACTGA
- a CDS encoding biotin/lipoate A/B protein ligase family protein: MKRTEREWRLVREEAWEGPTNMALDEVAAATAAAGGPRTVRVYRWEPSTLSLGYHQDSHTVDWEFCEREGISVTRRPTGGGGIYHDLHGDISYTIVAPADELPGNLMESYELLCEPILAAFDRLGVEAGFAEEPQPEIHRPACYLRELHPAHDVVAGGKKISGNAQYRRKDAVIQHGSVTFESLPERHLSTFSNPETTPEEFSDRVTSLREQGVEDREAAVEAFEGALKEWAGAEEGSWSDEELQDARERADGKFASEAWNRDGDDPLD, encoded by the coding sequence ATGAAGCGCACGGAACGGGAGTGGCGGCTCGTCCGCGAGGAGGCGTGGGAGGGGCCGACGAACATGGCGCTGGACGAGGTCGCGGCGGCGACGGCCGCGGCGGGCGGCCCGCGGACGGTGCGGGTCTACCGATGGGAGCCGAGCACACTCTCGCTTGGTTACCACCAGGATTCCCATACCGTCGATTGGGAGTTCTGCGAGCGCGAGGGCATCTCGGTCACCCGGCGACCCACCGGCGGCGGCGGGATCTATCACGATTTGCACGGCGACATCTCCTATACGATCGTCGCGCCGGCCGACGAACTGCCCGGGAACCTGATGGAGAGCTACGAGCTGCTCTGTGAGCCGATCCTCGCTGCCTTCGACCGGCTGGGCGTCGAGGCGGGGTTCGCCGAGGAGCCCCAGCCCGAGATCCACCGGCCAGCCTGCTACCTGCGGGAGCTGCACCCGGCCCACGACGTGGTCGCGGGCGGGAAGAAGATCAGCGGGAACGCCCAGTACCGCCGGAAGGACGCCGTCATCCAGCACGGCTCGGTCACGTTCGAGTCGCTGCCCGAACGCCACCTCTCGACCTTCTCGAACCCCGAAACGACCCCCGAGGAGTTCTCGGATCGGGTGACGAGCCTGCGCGAACAAGGGGTCGAGGACCGCGAGGCGGCCGTCGAAGCGTTCGAGGGCGCTCTGAAGGAGTGGGCCGGCGCCGAGGAGGGGTCGTGGAGCGACGAGGAGCTCCAGGACGCCCGCGAGCGCGCCGACGGGAAGTTCGCGAGCGAGGCGTGGAACCGGGACGGAGACGATCCGCTCGACTGA